AAAAGTGGGAAGTAAAGTGAACCTGGAGCGTTGCATGTTGATGAATGGGCGCCTGGATGGACACATCGTGCAAGGGCATGTGGACCAGACGGCAGTTTGTATAAAAAGAGAAGAGCTGGATGGCAGCTGGGAATACCGGTTTAAATATGATTCAGAAACCGGAAATGTAACGGTAGAAAAGGGCTCTGTCTGTATAAATGGAATTAGCTTAACTGTTGTCGGATCGGAGGATGACGAGTTTTCTGTATTCATCATCCCTTATACCTTTGAACATACCAATCTGCAGGAGGTAAATGTAGGGGATACCGTAAACATTGAATTTGATATTATCGGTAAATATGTGGCACGTTTAGCGGCCCGTTCGTAATTACCTTTTCAATTCTTCGACTTTATTCTTTATAAATGTGATCAGCTTGGGCTGTGCTACAGGATCGATAGTTTTTAAGTATTGATTGTAATAGCTGATCGCATTTTTCTTGTCGTTAAATTTAGTCTCATATACCAGGGCTATATTATAATACAAACTTCCGTTGTTGTCAAATAGTAACCCTCTTTTGTAAGCTGCATTGGCTTGCTCATTTTTGTCAATATTCTCAAACGAATCCCCTAGGAGACCATAGTAGCTGGCTATTCCCGAAGAAATGGCCTCCTTTATCGCCGTTTCCAGATAAGGAACTGCATTTTTATAATCTTTAAGACCCCGGTAACTCAAGGCAATGTTGTACGATAGTGTTTCATTGTCCTGTGAGGCGCTCTTAACTTTTAGGAAGTAGTCTAATGCTTTCTGGTATTCCAGAAGCTTAAAATGACTCTTACCCATGTTGTTCAGCACAAAAGTGGAGCTGTCTCCATAGCGGAGCAGCTTTTCTCCGGTTTCAATGGCCTGTTTATATTTTCCCGAACCAATGCTGACCGGCATTTTCATTTTCAGTAACTGAAAGTTACTGCTGTCGGCTTTTAGTGCAGGCTCAAGAATATCTTCTGCTTTTCGGAACAAATTACCTTTAAAATAAATCTCACAAAGATCAAAAACCACATCTGCATCCGTAGGGTTTAGTTGATTTGCTTTTTTTAAATTGATGAGCATGGGCATGATTTCTCCCTGGTCTTTGTTAATTCTGGCCAGTTGCTTATAAACATTAAAGTTATTGCTGTCCAGCTTAATGATTTCTTCGTAATATTCTTTTGCTTTGATGTTATTCCCCCTTCTGATATTGATATTGGCCAGCTGGAATAATCCAGGAATATCACCGGGCTTTTCGGCATACAACTTCA
This region of Pedobacter steynii genomic DNA includes:
- a CDS encoding riboflavin synthase, which codes for MFTGIIETLGEIESIREEGTNLHFTVQSDLSNELKIDQSIAHNGVCLTVVALTDHTHTVTAIQETLEKTNLDGLKVGSKVNLERCMLMNGRLDGHIVQGHVDQTAVCIKREELDGSWEYRFKYDSETGNVTVEKGSVCINGISLTVVGSEDDEFSVFIIPYTFEHTNLQEVNVGDTVNIEFDIIGKYVARLAARS
- a CDS encoding tetratricopeptide repeat protein; its protein translation is MKKLLTLLLIFAGIQLAEAQSSAVVDKEKLLDYFQTQRYAEAAQYLQSSYKEDTKDPKELAQLAYAYLMAGKLPEAEKNYLKLYAEKPGDIPGLFQLANINIRRGNNIKAKEYYEEIIKLDSNNFNVYKQLARINKDQGEIMPMLINLKKANQLNPTDADVVFDLCEIYFKGNLFRKAEDILEPALKADSSNFQLLKMKMPVSIGSGKYKQAIETGEKLLRYGDSSTFVLNNMGKSHFKLLEYQKALDYFLKVKSASQDNETLSYNIALSYRGLKDYKNAVPYLETAIKEAISSGIASYYGLLGDSFENIDKNEQANAAYKRGLLFDNNGSLYYNIALVYETKFNDKKNAISYYNQYLKTIDPVAQPKLITFIKNKVEELKR